In Microbacterium enclense, one genomic interval encodes:
- a CDS encoding RNA methyltransferase, with product MTDAEDPTSADRDPADVAPTHGVGPWPGEWPDDLRYDPELLAEGDRRNVVDAYRYWTMEAIIADLDAKRHPFHVAIENWQHDLNIGSIVRSANAFLAAEVHIIGKRRWNRRGAMVTDRYQHVRHHEDVETFTAWAREAGLPVIAVDNVEGSVPVDRADLPPACVLLFGQEGPGLSPEALAAATAVVEITQYGSTRSINAASAAAVVMYEWCRRWA from the coding sequence GTGACGGATGCCGAAGACCCCACGTCCGCGGACCGGGACCCGGCGGACGTCGCCCCCACGCACGGCGTCGGTCCCTGGCCGGGTGAGTGGCCCGACGACCTGCGCTACGACCCCGAACTCCTGGCCGAGGGTGACCGTCGTAACGTCGTCGACGCCTACCGGTACTGGACGATGGAGGCGATCATCGCCGACCTCGACGCGAAGCGGCATCCGTTCCACGTCGCGATCGAGAACTGGCAGCACGACCTCAACATCGGCTCGATCGTCCGCAGCGCCAACGCGTTCCTCGCCGCCGAGGTGCACATCATCGGCAAGAGGCGCTGGAACCGTCGCGGAGCGATGGTCACCGATCGCTATCAGCACGTGCGCCACCACGAGGACGTCGAGACCTTCACCGCCTGGGCGCGCGAGGCGGGACTCCCGGTGATCGCCGTCGACAACGTCGAGGGATCCGTGCCGGTCGATCGGGCCGATCTGCCGCCCGCGTGCGTGCTCCTTTTCGGCCAGGAGGGGCCGGGTCTCTCTCCGGAGGCGCTCGCCGCGGCGACCGCTGTCGTCGAGATCACGCAGTACGGGTCCACCCGTTCGATCAACGCGGCGTCGGCCGCCGCGGTCGTGATGTACGAGTGGTGTCGCCGATGGGCATGA